One window of Novosphingobium sp. P6W genomic DNA carries:
- a CDS encoding COG3650 family protein, with amino-acid sequence MNRYSASMLAPIIALFALAACHSAGEQVPGDANDRNPWNGIAAGEVVHFLGTEPFWGGQVGPDGLTYTTPENEKGETVSASRFAGRGGVSFSGTLAGGAATLMVTPAPCSDGMSDARYPFIVTLQIGEQTRSGCGWTEKQPRTAGQ; translated from the coding sequence ATGAACCGTTACTCTGCCTCCATGCTGGCGCCGATCATCGCCTTGTTCGCTCTTGCAGCATGTCATTCCGCAGGGGAGCAGGTGCCCGGTGATGCAAACGACCGCAATCCGTGGAACGGCATCGCTGCCGGGGAGGTCGTACACTTTCTGGGCACCGAGCCATTCTGGGGCGGCCAGGTAGGGCCCGATGGCCTTACCTACACCACGCCGGAGAACGAGAAGGGCGAGACCGTCTCGGCCAGTCGCTTTGCGGGGCGCGGCGGGGTTTCGTTCAGCGGGACGCTGGCCGGCGGCGCGGCGACGCTGATGGTGACGCCGGCGCCTTGCAGCGACGGTATGTCAGATGCGCGCTACCCCTTTATCGTCACCCTGCAGATCGGCGAGCAGACGCGTAGCGGCTGCGGCTGGACCGAAAAACAGCCGCGCACCGCTGGACAGTAG
- a CDS encoding alkylphosphonate utilization protein, translating to MPGDDENYVYDEESGEWMSAADLSARRAAADRIEVRDAVGNLLADGDQVTLIKDLDVKGAGQTLKQGTVIKSIRLTGDAQEIDCKFPGIKGLVLRAEFVRKR from the coding sequence ATGCCCGGTGACGATGAAAACTACGTCTATGACGAGGAAAGCGGTGAGTGGATGTCCGCCGCCGATCTTTCTGCTCGCCGCGCCGCTGCCGACCGGATCGAAGTGCGAGACGCCGTGGGCAACCTCCTGGCCGATGGCGACCAGGTAACGCTGATCAAGGACCTCGACGTAAAGGGCGCGGGCCAGACGCTGAAGCAGGGCACCGTCATTAAGTCGATCCGACTGACCGGCGACGCGCAGGAAATCGACTGCAAGTTTCCCGGTATCAAAGGCCTCGTCCTGCGCGCGGAATTCGTGCGCAAGCGCTGA
- a CDS encoding OsmC family protein — protein sequence MTTNTASARYEGLGKDGKGSITTKSGVLSEQPYGFGTRFEGKPGTNPEELIAAAHAACFTMATSFALAGAGHADGTLDTQCTVTLDKDGDGFTVTKSALTLTASIPGITPEDFARIADEAKAGCPISKLLNCEVTLEKSLAG from the coding sequence ATGACCACGAACACCGCTTCCGCCCGCTACGAAGGCCTTGGCAAGGACGGCAAGGGCTCGATCACCACCAAGTCCGGCGTGCTTAGCGAGCAGCCCTACGGCTTCGGCACCCGTTTCGAAGGTAAGCCAGGCACCAACCCCGAAGAACTGATCGCCGCCGCCCACGCCGCCTGCTTCACCATGGCGACCAGCTTTGCCCTGGCAGGCGCCGGCCACGCGGATGGCACCCTGGACACGCAGTGCACCGTGACGCTCGACAAGGACGGCGACGGGTTCACTGTGACAAAGTCGGCGCTGACCCTCACCGCTTCGATCCCCGGCATTACGCCCGAAGATTTCGCCCGCATCGCCGATGAAGCAAAGGCCGGCTGCCCGATCTCGAAGCTCCTGAACTGCGAGGTGACGCTGGAGAAGTCGCTGGCGGGCTGA
- a CDS encoding thioesterase family protein has translation MNQAIPHQFSIGIDPEDIDFMGHVNNASYLKWVQAAVVDHWRALAPAEAINQHLWVAIKHEITYRKPAFLEDDVIATVLLEKVQGARAFYETVIRRGEEVLAEVKSSWCCLDASTLRPARLARDVIQRFFSAEEAG, from the coding sequence GTGAACCAAGCCATCCCTCATCAGTTTTCGATCGGTATCGATCCCGAGGACATCGACTTCATGGGTCATGTCAACAACGCCAGCTACCTGAAGTGGGTTCAGGCTGCGGTGGTCGATCATTGGCGCGCGTTAGCCCCGGCGGAAGCGATCAATCAGCATCTCTGGGTGGCGATAAAGCACGAGATTACATACCGGAAACCGGCGTTTCTGGAAGACGATGTCATCGCTACCGTACTTCTTGAAAAGGTGCAGGGCGCCCGGGCCTTCTACGAGACGGTGATTAGGCGCGGAGAAGAGGTTCTGGCTGAAGTGAAGTCTAGTTGGTGCTGCCTCGATGCCTCAACCCTGCGGCCAGCGCGTCTGGCAAGGGATGTGATCCAGCGGTTCTTCTCGGCGGAAGAAGCGGGTTAA
- a CDS encoding glycosyltransferase family 1 protein produces the protein MDTADLRIALFSGNYNYVRDGANQALNRLVGYLLSQGAQVRVYAPTVPNPAFEPTGDLVSVHSVAFPNRPEYRIPLTFWGKAGRDLANFQPNVVHVSSPDPVGHQAVTWARRRKLPVLSSVHTRFETYLRYYNMAWGEPLIEAMLRRFYRRCDALVAPSESMAQLLREQRMNYDVSIWSRGVDHEVFNPGRRDLAWRRSHGIADHEVAIGFLGRLVMEKGLDVFSDTLDELRRRGVAHKVLVIGEGPAREWFEERLPGAAFVGFQGGSDLGRAVASMDVLFNPSVTETFGNVTLEAMACGLPVVAAAATGSQSLVDDRVSGRLIPPGAVHQFAEALKGYIENSDLRCSHGQAGALRASEFSWDRINQAVADTYLRLIRQKARG, from the coding sequence ATGGATACTGCCGACCTGCGCATCGCCCTTTTTTCGGGCAACTACAACTACGTCCGCGACGGCGCCAACCAGGCGCTCAACCGTCTTGTCGGCTACCTTCTGAGCCAGGGTGCGCAAGTGCGCGTCTACGCTCCTACCGTCCCCAATCCCGCGTTCGAGCCTACTGGCGACCTTGTGAGCGTCCATTCCGTCGCCTTCCCCAACCGGCCCGAGTACCGCATCCCCCTGACCTTCTGGGGGAAGGCCGGCCGCGACCTCGCCAACTTTCAGCCGAACGTCGTCCACGTCTCCTCGCCTGATCCGGTCGGACATCAGGCTGTGACTTGGGCGCGCCGGCGCAAATTGCCGGTGCTGTCCTCGGTCCACACCCGCTTCGAGACGTACCTGCGTTATTACAACATGGCCTGGGGCGAACCGCTGATCGAGGCGATGCTGCGCCGCTTCTACCGCCGCTGCGACGCCCTTGTCGCCCCGTCCGAAAGTATGGCGCAGCTCTTGCGTGAGCAGCGGATGAACTACGATGTCTCGATCTGGTCGCGCGGGGTCGATCACGAAGTGTTCAACCCCGGCCGCCGCGACCTCGCATGGCGCCGCAGCCACGGCATCGCCGATCATGAAGTGGCGATAGGCTTCCTAGGCCGACTGGTCATGGAAAAGGGCCTCGACGTCTTCTCCGACACGCTGGACGAGCTGCGCCGCCGCGGCGTAGCCCACAAGGTGCTCGTGATCGGCGAGGGTCCGGCACGCGAATGGTTCGAGGAGCGCCTGCCTGGCGCTGCCTTCGTCGGTTTCCAGGGGGGATCGGACCTGGGCCGCGCGGTTGCCTCGATGGACGTCCTCTTCAACCCCTCCGTAACCGAAACCTTCGGTAACGTCACGCTGGAGGCCATGGCCTGCGGCCTTCCCGTAGTTGCCGCTGCTGCCACCGGCAGTCAAAGCCTCGTCGACGACCGCGTCTCGGGACGGCTGATCCCGCCGGGAGCCGTCCACCAGTTCGCCGAGGCACTCAAGGGCTATATCGAGAACAGTGACTTGCGCTGCAGTCACGGCCAAGCCGGCGCGCTGCGGGCCAGCGAATTCAGCTGGGACCGTATCAACCAGGCGGTTGCCGATACGTATCTGCGCCTCATCCGGCAAAAAGCACGCGGCTGA
- a CDS encoding response regulator yields MTTPPTILLVEDDGALRTLTARALRQSGFNVLTAATGAEMWVTLREATVSLVVLDIMLPGTSGFDLFRRLRRESDVPIIFVSARGSEEDRVLGLELGADDYLAKPFSTRELAARVSAVLRRGGGLDSASEPVAEARGQDMIHFDNWQVSMARRELRSPSGAIVDLTGAEFDLLSTFLGYPQRVLGRERLMELSRSRIGDSSDRSIDVLVSRLRRKLQAEDSESPIVTVRGVGYMFKAEVTRA; encoded by the coding sequence ATGACCACCCCTCCCACCATTCTGCTCGTCGAGGACGACGGCGCGCTTCGTACCCTGACGGCGCGGGCCCTGCGCCAGAGCGGGTTCAACGTCCTCACCGCAGCCACCGGCGCGGAAATGTGGGTCACGCTGCGCGAGGCCACGGTCAGCCTCGTCGTGCTCGACATCATGCTGCCGGGCACCAGCGGGTTCGATCTGTTCCGCCGCCTCCGCCGCGAAAGCGACGTGCCGATCATCTTCGTCAGCGCGCGCGGCAGCGAGGAAGACCGCGTACTCGGTCTTGAACTCGGCGCCGACGATTACCTCGCCAAGCCCTTCAGCACCCGCGAGCTGGCCGCTCGTGTCAGCGCCGTGCTGCGCCGGGGCGGCGGCCTAGATTCGGCCAGCGAGCCTGTGGCAGAGGCGCGCGGCCAGGATATGATCCATTTCGACAACTGGCAGGTTTCGATGGCCCGGCGCGAACTGCGTTCGCCCAGCGGTGCGATCGTCGACCTGACCGGGGCCGAATTCGACCTGCTCTCCACTTTTCTCGGTTATCCCCAGCGCGTCCTTGGCCGCGAACGACTGATGGAGCTGTCCCGTTCGCGCATCGGCGACAGTTCCGACCGCAGCATCGACGTCCTCGTCAGTCGCCTGCGCCGCAAGCTGCAGGCAGAAGATAGCGAGTCCCCGATCGTCACCGTTCGCGGCGTCGGCTACATGTTCAAGGCGGAAGTGACGCGCGCCTGA
- a CDS encoding ATP-binding protein, translating into MLHKVITLFRRMGLPERLFAAFVLVVVIEFAANCFLFDRVNSFELRRDDADRIAENLVLAQRTLEHADKEERGAVAQVLSTKRFTLILTAPDDRRRGSLGLSNLRSQVVEIEPELAVADLELHLEEMPGKGNIGGSFRLKDRSVVRFHTHASAAWKLTAGRVASLILPTLLLIALAWLLVRTTLRPLRNLIGATRHLGSGPPQPVPERGPDELRELIRALNEMQARIHQSLVDRTQTMLAIGHDLKTPLSRMRLRLDDETVDPEVREGLTHDIDEMRLLLDSIQAYVDSDGKSIPRELIDLAVMAETLVDTAADHGADATYVGISSLTLKVRPVPVRRALSNLIENAIHYGGNARVIVRRYEGGAEIVVEDDGPGIPEDRIADALQPFVRLDTSRARDTAGMGLGLAIVRKAVRMENGTLDLRNRPEGGFSAIIRLPLTTD; encoded by the coding sequence ATGCTGCATAAAGTCATTACCTTGTTCAGGCGGATGGGCCTGCCCGAACGGCTGTTCGCGGCTTTCGTGCTGGTCGTCGTCATCGAATTCGCGGCCAACTGCTTTCTGTTCGACCGGGTTAACTCGTTCGAACTGCGCCGCGACGACGCCGACCGGATCGCAGAAAACCTGGTGCTGGCCCAGCGCACGCTCGAACATGCCGACAAGGAAGAGCGCGGCGCCGTTGCCCAAGTGCTCAGCACCAAGCGTTTCACGCTGATACTGACAGCCCCGGACGACCGCCGTCGCGGCTCGCTGGGGCTTTCGAACTTGCGTTCGCAAGTGGTGGAAATCGAACCGGAACTGGCGGTGGCCGACCTTGAACTGCACCTTGAGGAGATGCCAGGTAAGGGCAACATCGGTGGTTCCTTTCGGCTGAAAGACCGCAGCGTGGTGCGTTTTCACACCCATGCCAGCGCTGCCTGGAAGCTGACTGCCGGGCGGGTTGCCAGCTTGATCCTGCCGACTCTGCTGCTGATCGCGCTAGCCTGGCTGCTGGTGCGAACGACCCTGCGTCCGCTTCGCAACCTGATTGGTGCGACACGGCATCTGGGTTCCGGCCCGCCGCAACCGGTTCCCGAACGCGGCCCTGACGAACTTCGCGAGTTGATCCGTGCTTTGAACGAAATGCAGGCGCGCATTCACCAGTCGTTGGTGGACCGCACCCAGACGATGCTGGCGATCGGCCACGACCTCAAGACACCGCTCTCGCGGATGCGGCTGCGCCTCGACGACGAAACCGTCGACCCCGAAGTGCGCGAGGGGCTCACGCACGACATCGACGAGATGCGTTTGTTGCTCGATTCGATCCAGGCCTATGTCGACAGCGATGGCAAATCGATCCCGCGCGAGCTTATCGACCTTGCCGTCATGGCCGAAACGCTGGTCGACACCGCTGCCGATCACGGCGCCGATGCGACGTATGTGGGGATTTCCAGCCTCACCCTGAAAGTCAGGCCAGTGCCGGTCCGCCGGGCTCTGTCGAACCTGATCGAGAACGCCATTCACTACGGGGGCAACGCCCGCGTCATCGTCCGGCGTTACGAAGGCGGGGCCGAGATTGTCGTCGAAGACGATGGCCCGGGCATCCCTGAGGACCGTATTGCCGATGCGCTCCAGCCCTTCGTCCGCCTCGATACTTCGCGCGCACGCGATACTGCGGGCATGGGGCTTGGCCTTGCGATCGTGCGCAAGGCGGTGCGTATGGAAAACGGCACGCTGGACTTGCGGAACCGGCCAGAAGGCGGTTTCAGCGCCATCATTCGTCTGCCGCTGACCACCGACTAA
- a CDS encoding carbonic anhydrase, with product MNELIGRVFNFEKTTFPASSELFGELTAKGQFPKALIISCADSRVVPEHIVQADPGDLFVCRNAGNIVPPYSTQNGGVTSTVEYAVAALGVRDIIVCGHSDCGAMKALSDPTGLEAMPNVAAWLKHGAAAEHIVSTCHADLEGKDRVRAISLENIIAQLSHLRTHPAVAAGIARGEITLHGWFVDIHAGQVLGLNGDTGEFITLREDRDLPVALAARTRFATEYAEAAE from the coding sequence ATGAACGAACTCATCGGCCGTGTCTTCAACTTCGAGAAGACAACATTCCCCGCCAGCAGCGAACTTTTCGGCGAGCTGACCGCAAAAGGTCAGTTCCCCAAGGCGCTGATCATTTCATGCGCCGATTCGCGCGTCGTGCCCGAACATATCGTCCAGGCTGACCCCGGCGACCTTTTCGTGTGCCGCAATGCGGGCAACATCGTGCCCCCCTATTCGACCCAGAACGGCGGCGTAACCTCCACGGTCGAATATGCCGTCGCGGCGCTCGGCGTGCGTGACATCATCGTGTGCGGCCATTCGGACTGCGGCGCGATGAAGGCGCTGAGCGACCCGACCGGCCTCGAAGCGATGCCCAACGTCGCAGCCTGGCTCAAGCATGGCGCTGCGGCAGAACACATTGTCTCCACCTGCCACGCCGACCTCGAAGGCAAGGACCGCGTGCGCGCGATCAGCCTCGAGAACATCATCGCCCAGCTCAGCCACCTGCGTACCCACCCGGCGGTCGCCGCCGGCATCGCGCGCGGCGAGATCACCCTGCACGGCTGGTTCGTCGACATCCACGCCGGCCAGGTCCTGGGCCTGAACGGTGATACCGGCGAATTCATCACCCTGCGCGAAGACCGTGACCTGCCGGTCGCACTGGCCGCGCGCACCCGCTTCGCCACCGAATACGCAGAAGCAGCAGAATGA
- a CDS encoding SulP family inorganic anion transporter encodes MSAVVAASEGRQGLFSHFGRDFTASIVVFLVAMPLCMGIAIASGVPPEKGLVTGIIGGIVVGMMAGSPLQVSGPAAGLAVIVFEFVRENGLEALGPVLLLAGVLQLVAGALKMGGLFRAISPAVVHGMLAGIGALIVIGQFHILFDEKPLASGLQNLSAMPARVFGLDFSNAASTEMALGIGLLTIAMMLGWEKLRPKSLTLVPGALLGVVAATGAAWSMGLDVARIEVPASIAAAFTFPTSASWFAPLANPSLVVAALAIAFIASAETLLSAAAVDRMHDGVRTQYDKELRAQGVGNFLCGLFGALPMTGVIVRSSANVQAGGKTRLSTIMHGAWILGFVALLPWLLREVPMAALGGVLVVTGWRLVSVKHVTHLFKAHGPLPAAIWAATFVLVVTTDLLTGVLVGLALSVVELLPHYKHLRLKVNEHDEGGATRVELNGAATFVGLTRLNAVLEKQPADRPIHLDMDRVNAIDHTTAERLSEWISRRRQGGQNDRVTGPDAILRPLPLPSAS; translated from the coding sequence ATGAGCGCCGTCGTCGCCGCTAGTGAGGGGCGCCAAGGCCTCTTTTCACACTTCGGTCGGGATTTCACGGCGTCCATCGTCGTGTTCCTGGTCGCCATGCCGCTGTGCATGGGTATCGCCATCGCTTCAGGTGTTCCGCCGGAGAAGGGGCTGGTTACCGGTATTATCGGCGGCATCGTCGTCGGCATGATGGCAGGCTCGCCGCTACAGGTCAGCGGTCCGGCCGCCGGCCTCGCGGTTATCGTGTTCGAGTTCGTTCGTGAGAACGGGCTCGAGGCGCTCGGCCCGGTTTTGTTGCTGGCCGGCGTTCTGCAGCTGGTCGCCGGCGCGCTCAAGATGGGCGGTCTGTTCCGCGCCATCAGCCCCGCCGTGGTCCATGGCATGCTGGCCGGGATCGGTGCGCTGATCGTCATTGGCCAGTTCCACATCCTGTTCGACGAGAAACCCCTGGCAAGTGGCCTGCAGAATCTTTCAGCCATGCCTGCGCGTGTGTTCGGCCTCGATTTCTCCAACGCCGCCTCGACCGAGATGGCGCTGGGCATCGGATTACTGACCATCGCCATGATGCTGGGCTGGGAGAAGCTGCGGCCCAAGTCATTGACGCTGGTTCCGGGCGCGCTTCTCGGCGTCGTCGCCGCGACCGGGGCTGCTTGGAGCATGGGCCTGGACGTCGCACGCATTGAGGTTCCCGCTTCGATTGCCGCCGCCTTCACCTTTCCCACCAGTGCGTCGTGGTTCGCGCCGCTTGCCAACCCTTCGCTGGTGGTTGCTGCGCTTGCCATCGCCTTCATCGCCAGCGCTGAAACGCTGCTTTCGGCCGCTGCGGTGGACCGGATGCATGACGGCGTCCGCACGCAATACGACAAGGAACTGCGCGCTCAGGGCGTAGGCAACTTCCTGTGCGGCCTGTTCGGCGCGCTGCCGATGACCGGCGTCATCGTGCGCTCATCGGCCAATGTGCAGGCAGGCGGCAAGACCCGCCTCTCCACCATCATGCACGGTGCCTGGATCCTCGGGTTTGTCGCGCTACTGCCCTGGCTGCTGCGTGAAGTGCCGATGGCCGCGCTTGGCGGCGTCCTGGTCGTCACCGGCTGGCGTCTTGTCAGCGTGAAGCACGTCACCCACCTGTTCAAGGCACACGGCCCGTTGCCCGCCGCGATCTGGGCGGCGACTTTCGTGCTGGTGGTAACCACCGACCTGCTGACCGGCGTACTCGTTGGCCTCGCACTTTCGGTGGTCGAGCTGCTGCCGCACTACAAGCATCTGCGTCTGAAGGTGAACGAGCATGACGAGGGTGGAGCCACCCGGGTCGAGCTGAACGGAGCGGCGACGTTTGTCGGCCTTACCCGCCTTAACGCGGTGTTGGAAAAGCAGCCTGCCGATCGCCCGATCCATCTCGACATGGACCGTGTGAACGCGATCGACCACACTACTGCGGAGAGGCTGTCCGAATGGATCAGCCGCCGCCGACAGGGGGGGCAGAATGACCGGGTTACCGGGCCGGATGCCATCCTGAGGCCGCTGCCGCTGCCATCGGCAAGCTGA
- a CDS encoding TorF family putative porin, giving the protein MNFRFFAGVAGLAAAFAATATPAIAQEEAPGEFTVAGTVALVTDYRFRGVSQSDKELAVQGGVSVTHASGFYVGTWASNLSGWGTFGGSNTELDIYGGFATEVTSGVTLDAGLTWYMYPGGSDITDFAEPYVKLSGEVGPGKLLVGVAYAPKQEALGRWYLSADSYATGIPDAPGAKSDNLYIWGDASASIPTTPVTLKAHVGYSNGNSGLGPNGTSVAPTGSYVDWMLGADVAVGPVTLGVAYIDTDITKSESAYLKPNFASSKNGSQISGSTVVFSLSAGF; this is encoded by the coding sequence ATGAACTTTCGTTTTTTCGCCGGCGTCGCCGGTCTTGCCGCTGCTTTCGCTGCAACTGCGACCCCCGCGATCGCGCAGGAAGAAGCGCCCGGCGAATTCACCGTCGCCGGCACCGTTGCACTCGTCACCGACTACCGCTTCCGCGGCGTCTCGCAGAGCGACAAGGAACTGGCCGTGCAGGGCGGCGTTTCGGTCACCCACGCCAGCGGGTTCTACGTCGGCACCTGGGCTTCTAACCTTTCGGGCTGGGGCACTTTCGGCGGTTCGAACACTGAACTCGATATCTACGGCGGTTTCGCCACCGAAGTGACCAGCGGCGTGACCCTGGATGCCGGTCTGACCTGGTACATGTATCCGGGCGGTTCGGACATCACCGACTTCGCGGAACCCTATGTGAAGCTTTCGGGCGAAGTCGGCCCCGGCAAACTGCTCGTCGGCGTCGCCTATGCGCCCAAGCAGGAAGCACTGGGCCGCTGGTACCTCAGCGCCGATTCCTACGCCACGGGCATCCCCGATGCACCGGGCGCCAAGTCGGACAACCTCTATATCTGGGGCGACGCCAGCGCCAGCATCCCCACCACTCCGGTCACGCTCAAGGCACACGTGGGCTACTCCAACGGTAACTCCGGCCTTGGCCCGAACGGTACCAGCGTCGCGCCGACCGGCAGCTATGTGGACTGGATGCTGGGCGCGGACGTCGCTGTTGGTCCGGTAACCCTGGGCGTTGCCTATATCGACACCGACATCACCAAATCCGAGTCCGCCTATCTCAAGCCGAACTTCGCCTCGTCGAAGAACGGTTCGCAGATTTCCGGCTCGACCGTGGTGTTCTCGCTTTCGGCCGGTTTCTGA
- a CDS encoding outer membrane protein, producing the protein MSHFNRALTVVALAAAATATPAFAQDTGPASAGRDSHFDGVYVQGFGGYSIQNQDDNDRLKFDTDGDGKYNNNVNTVAGANAFSPGFCSGKARGATPAAGCRQDRDGAEYGVRIGYDRRMGNMVVGGLIEGSKSEAKDAVSGYSTTPASYAIQREIDYSVTARLRAGYTPGGGALFYVTGGGGMAKIDHTFTTTNTANSFDPERNNKMVWGWQAGGGTEIMLTDHMSLGLEYLYNRYSDNKYNVVVGQGTAPATNPFLIDSGSTRIKGGDKNFDYHSLRATVGFQF; encoded by the coding sequence ATGTCTCACTTTAATCGCGCTCTGACGGTCGTCGCGCTTGCCGCCGCCGCCACTGCAACTCCTGCTTTCGCGCAGGATACCGGGCCTGCATCGGCCGGCCGCGACAGCCACTTCGATGGCGTCTATGTCCAGGGCTTCGGCGGTTACTCCATTCAGAACCAGGACGATAACGATCGTCTGAAGTTCGACACCGATGGCGACGGCAAGTACAACAACAACGTCAACACCGTCGCCGGCGCCAACGCTTTCTCGCCGGGCTTCTGCAGCGGCAAGGCACGCGGCGCTACCCCCGCAGCCGGTTGCCGCCAGGACCGTGACGGCGCCGAATACGGCGTGCGCATCGGCTACGATCGCCGCATGGGCAACATGGTCGTCGGCGGCCTGATCGAAGGCTCCAAGTCGGAAGCCAAGGATGCCGTCTCGGGCTACAGCACCACGCCCGCAAGCTATGCGATCCAGCGCGAGATCGACTACAGCGTGACGGCCCGCCTGCGCGCAGGTTACACGCCCGGCGGCGGCGCGCTGTTCTATGTCACCGGCGGCGGCGGCATGGCCAAGATCGACCACACGTTCACCACCACCAACACCGCCAATTCGTTCGACCCCGAGCGTAACAACAAGATGGTCTGGGGCTGGCAGGCTGGTGGCGGCACCGAGATCATGCTCACCGACCACATGAGCCTGGGTCTTGAGTACCTCTACAACCGCTACAGCGACAACAAGTACAACGTCGTTGTTGGCCAGGGCACCGCGCCTGCGACCAACCCGTTCCTGATCGATTCGGGTTCGACCCGTATCAAGGGCGGCGACAAGAACTTCGACTACCACTCGCTGCGCGCGACGGTAGGCTTCCAGTTCTGA
- the typA gene encoding translational GTPase TypA codes for MSAPLPLRNIAIIAHVDHGKTTLVDQLFRQSGTFRDNQRVEERAMDSNDLEKERGITILAKPTSIEWNGYRINIVDTPGHADFGAEVERILSMVDGVILLVDSSEGAMPQTKFVTGKALGLGLKPIVVVNKIDRPDGRHAEVLDEVFDLFVSLDANDEQLDFPTLYASGRNGYASEDPDAREGTLTPLFEKIIEHVPAPEADVDGPFKFLVTLLDRDNFLGRILTGKVQSGTVKLNDQIRALDSEGNVVETGRASKLLAFHGLDRVPVESAKAGDIISIAGLTSATVANTIADPSVSEPLQAQPIDPPTLSMRFAVNDSPMAGREGSKVTSRMIRDRLAREAETNVAIRVTESADKDSFEVAGRGELQLGVVIETMRREGFELGISRPRVLFLEDENGKKTEPYETVVIDVDEEFSGTVVEKMAIRKGEMTDMRPSGGGKIRITFTAPSRGLIGYHGEFLSDTRGTGIMNRLFDKYGPHKGKIEGRKNGVLISNGAGEAVAYALGPLEERGILFVGSGEPLYEGMIIGENAKPDDLEVNPMKSKQLTNFRSTGKDDAIRLTPPRVMTLEQAIAYIDDDEMVEVTPKSVRLRKALLDPNDRKKAGRKKENA; via the coding sequence ATGTCCGCCCCGCTTCCCTTGCGCAACATCGCGATCATCGCGCACGTCGACCACGGCAAAACCACACTTGTGGATCAGCTCTTCCGCCAGTCCGGCACCTTCCGTGACAACCAGCGTGTTGAAGAACGCGCGATGGATTCCAACGATCTCGAAAAAGAGCGCGGCATCACCATTCTGGCGAAGCCTACGTCGATCGAGTGGAACGGCTACCGCATCAACATCGTCGACACGCCCGGACACGCCGATTTCGGCGCCGAAGTTGAGCGCATCCTCTCGATGGTCGACGGCGTGATCCTGCTGGTCGACAGCTCGGAAGGCGCGATGCCGCAGACCAAGTTCGTCACCGGCAAGGCGCTGGGCCTGGGCCTCAAGCCCATCGTCGTCGTCAACAAGATCGACCGTCCCGATGGCCGTCACGCCGAAGTGCTCGACGAAGTGTTCGACCTCTTCGTCAGCCTCGACGCCAACGACGAGCAGCTCGACTTCCCCACGCTCTACGCTTCGGGCCGTAACGGCTACGCCAGCGAAGATCCCGATGCGCGCGAAGGCACGCTGACCCCGCTGTTCGAGAAGATCATCGAGCACGTGCCGGCTCCGGAAGCCGACGTCGACGGTCCCTTCAAGTTCCTCGTCACCCTGCTCGACCGCGACAACTTCCTTGGCCGCATCCTCACCGGCAAGGTCCAGTCGGGCACCGTCAAGCTGAACGACCAGATTCGCGCCCTCGACAGCGAAGGCAACGTCGTTGAAACCGGCCGCGCCTCCAAGCTGCTGGCCTTCCACGGCCTTGACCGCGTTCCCGTCGAATCGGCCAAGGCAGGCGACATCATCTCGATCGCCGGCCTGACCTCGGCCACCGTGGCGAACACGATTGCCGATCCCTCGGTTTCCGAGCCGCTCCAGGCCCAGCCGATCGATCCGCCGACGCTGTCGATGCGCTTTGCCGTCAACGATTCGCCGATGGCCGGCCGTGAAGGCTCCAAGGTTACCAGCCGCATGATCCGCGACCGCCTGGCCCGCGAAGCCGAAACCAACGTCGCCATCCGCGTCACCGAATCGGCCGACAAGGACAGCTTCGAAGTGGCCGGCCGCGGCGAACTTCAGTTGGGCGTCGTCATCGAGACGATGCGCCGCGAAGGCTTCGAGCTGGGCATCAGCCGCCCGCGCGTGCTGTTCCTCGAAGACGAGAACGGCAAGAAGACCGAGCCTTACGAAACCGTCGTGATCGACGTGGACGAGGAATTCTCGGGCACCGTCGTCGAGAAGATGGCGATCCGCAAGGGCGAGATGACCGACATGCGCCCCTCGGGCGGCGGCAAGATCCGCATCACCTTCACGGCTCCGTCGCGCGGCCTCATCGGCTACCACGGCGAGTTCTTGTCGGACACGCGCGGCACCGGCATCATGAACCGCCTGTTCGACAAGTACGGCCCCCACAAGGGCAAGATCGAAGGCCGCAAGAACGGCGTGCTGATCTCGAACGGCGCCGGCGAAGCCGTTGCCTACGCACTGGGCCCGCTCGAAGAGCGTGGCATCCTGTTCGTCGGTTCGGGCGAGCCGCTGTATGAAGGCATGATCATCGGCGAGAACGCCAAGCCCGACGATCTCGAAGTGAATCCGATGAAGTCGAAGCAGCTGACGAACTTCCGTTCGACCGGCAAGGACGACGCCATCCGCCTGACCCCGCCCCGCGTGATGACGCTGGAGCAGGCCATCGCCTACATCGACGACGACGAGATGGTTGAAGTGACCCCCAAGTCGGTACGTCTGCGCAAGGCCCTGCTTGACCCGAACGACCGCAAGAAGGCCGGCCGCAAGAAGGAAAACGCATAA